The following is a genomic window from Mycobacterium parmense.
TCGTTCGCGTTGATTCAGGTCGACGCCGACCCGAAGCTGTGGCGCGAGATGCTGGACCTGTCCGCCGGCGCCCATGCCGCGGGTGCCCGCCTGTATCCCCAGATCGCCGCCCGCCCGTTCGGGATGATGATCGGCTTCCAGGGACATCACGGTTTCAGCCACCGGCCCACCTACCGCCGGCTGAAAGCCGAACTGAGCCGCGAGGAGCTCACGCAGCGCCTCGCCGACCCGGCGGTAAAAGCCGCGATCCTTTCCGAAGACGACCTGCCCGTCGACCCGACCCTGCTGTTCGACGGGATGTTCGCCCTGGTGCAGCACTCGCTGGGCCGCCTCTACGCGCTCGGCGACCCGCCCGACTACGAGCCGACCCAGGACCGCACCGTCGCCGCCATCGCCGACGCGCGCGGCGAGGACCCGCTGTCGACGCTGTACGACCTCATGCTCGAGCGCAACGCGACGGCGATGCTGATGCTGCCGCTGTTCAACTACGCCGACGGCAACCACGACGCGATCCGGGAGATGATGCTGCACCCCGCCGGCGTGCTCGGGCTGTCCGACGGCGGCGCGCACTGCGGGATGATCTGCGACGCTTCCTATCCCACGTTCCTGCTCACGCATTGGGCGCGGGACCGGCGGCGCGGCGAGAAGCTCTCGCTGGAGTACGTGATCCGCAAGCAGTCCCGGGACACCGCCCACCTGTTCGGCCTCACGGATCGCGGCACGATCGAGCCGGGTAAGAAGGCCGACATCAACGTCATCGACATGGACGCGCTGAAGCTGCACCCCGCCGCGATGGCCTTCGACCTGCCCGCCGGCGGCAACCGGATCCTGCAGGGGGCGAGCGGGTACGCGGCGACGATCGTCAGCGGCGTGGTGACCCGCCGCGACGACGTCGACACCGGGGCCCGTCCCGGCCGGCTGGTTCGCGGGGCCCGCTAGGGCTTCGGCGATGGAGGCCCCCGCGCGCACCCGCGACGAGGACGCCATCGGCACCCCGCCCGACGAGCCGACCCTGGTGCCGGCCGACCGCTACTACTCCCCGGAATTCGCCGCGCTCGAGGTCGAACGGATGTGGCCGAGGGTGTGGCAGCTCGCCTGCATGGTCGACCACGTCGCTCAATCCGGCGACTATTTCGAGTACCGCTGCGGGCCGTACGGGGTGCTGATCGTCCGCGGTGACGACGGCGTGCTGCGTGCTTTCCAGAACGCTTGCCGGCATCGCGGCAATTCGCTGTGCACCGGATCGGGGTCGGGACTGCGCGAACTCAAATGCGGCTATCACGGCTGGACGTGGGACCTGGCCGGCGTCCTGCGGCGCGTGCCGAACCGCAAGGGCTTCGGCGCGCTGCGCCTGTCGGACTTTCCGCTCCTGGCCGCCCGAGTGGAGACTTGGCAGGGACTGGTGTTCGTCAACCTCGACGTGGGCGCGGTGTCGTTGACCGAATACCTGGAGGCGGTGCCCGACGACATCGCCTGGTGTCGTCTCGACGACTTCCGCTGCTATGCCACGATGACCGTGGACGTCGAGGCCAACTGGAAGACGATCGCCGACGGTTATAGCGAGACCTACCACATCCAGACGCTGCATCCGGAGTTGCTGCGCTGCGTCGACGATATCCATGCGCCGCAACAGATCTGGGGTCACACCGGCAAGTCCGACCAGCCCTACGGCGTGCAGAGCCCGCGCTTCGACGGGGCGCTGAGCGACGAACAGGTGTGGGACGCCTACGTCTACACGCAGGGCGCCCTGATGGGCGCGGGCGAGGGCACCCCGTTCCCGGCCGGCGAACGGCGGCCCGGTCAGACGGTCGCCGACCTGATCGCCGACCGCACTCGCGCGTTCGCCGCGAGCCGCGGGGTCGATCTCGACTGGGCCGACACCGACCGGGTCACCCGGCTGCACCAGTACAACGTGTTCCCCAACATGACGTTGCTGGCCAACGCCGATCACCTGACGGTCATGTGTTCGCGCCCCGGCCCCGACCCGGATAAGGGCGAGCTGGTCATGTTCTTGATGACGAGGATGCCGCCCGGCGCCCCGCACGCCAAGCCGGTCGACGTGCGCACCACCGCCGAGAAGGCCGAGCCCGGGGTGGTGCTCACGCAGGACATCGCTTTGCTGGCGGGGCTGCAGCGCGGCATGCACCAGCCGGGCTTCACCCACCTGGTGCTGTCCAACGAGGAGCGGCGCGTGATCAACATGCACCGCAACCTCGAGCGCTACCTGGGCATGGCCTGACTGCGCGCGCGCAATTCGCGAAGACATCCCCGAAATCAAACCGATGCGATTTAGAATTCCCCCTGTGATGACCCCGCCATATCCCTGGGGGGAAGAACGAGGGCAACTTTCGCATCAAGTGCGGATGCGATACCAGACGCTCGGCCAGCGGCGGGCTCGCCGGCTCTGCCACCGTTTCGAGCGGGTCGGCGTTCGCACGGCGCCGGACCGCCTTCGGGCGATGCTGGCGGGCGCTCCCGTGGCAATCGCCGAAGTCACCGACATCAACTTCGCGTTGATCGCCATGCAGCTCAACCACGAGGCACGCACGGCCAAGCTCAAGCGGATGAAACGCCGGGGCGCGCGCTCCCTGCTCTTCGCGGGTCTGATCCTGGTGGTGCTGAACTTCCTGTTCTGCGTGGCCTACCTGTTGCTGAACCTGGCCCAGCAGGGCACGCCGTCCTAGTCATTGCACAGCCCGGCGGCGCCACCAACTCGATCGCCACGGCCGCGCGCCGCTGATGTTCAGCGGGGGCGACGATTCCGTTGTCGTCGGCGCAGACGTTACGCCGGTCCGCGGCCGTCGCCCGCGAGTTTCAGCAGGAGCCGGGTGCCGCCCAGCGGGCTGGTCTGCAACGCCGCTGTGCCGCCGTGCAATTCGGCCTGCTGGGCGACCAACGCCAGCCCCAGCCCGGAGCCCGAGCGCGAGGCCGTCGACCCACGGGCGAAGCGTTCGAAGACCGTGGCGCGTTCCTCCTCCGGCACACCGGACCCGTCGTCGTCGATGGCGATCTCGACCCCGTCGCTCGAACTCGCCACCGTGAGTTGAATCTTGCCGGCGCCACCGTGTTTGACGGCGTTGGCGATCGCGTTGTCGATCACCAGCCGCAGCCCGGTCGGCAACCCCACCATCAGCACCGTGGGTGAGGGAACCAGCGACACCTCGACATCGGGGTAGATGCGCAGCGCGTCGTGCGCCGCGCGGTCGAGCAGTTCGGTGATGTCGAACGGGACGAAGTCGTCGACGGTGGTCAATTCGCCCTGCGCCAGCCGCTCCAGCGCGGTGAGCGTTGCTTCGATGCGGCTCTGGGTGCGGATGACGTCGCCGATCACCTCCTGGCGCTGCTCGGGGGCGAGGTCCAGTGTGGACAGCACCTCGAGGTTGGTGCGCATGGCGGTGAGCGGGGTGCGCAGCTCGTGCGAGGCGACGGCGGCGAAGTCGCGGGCGGATTCCAGCGCGGCCCTGGTGCGTTGCTGCTCGTTGCCGATGCGGGCCAGCATGCCCTCCACCGCCTCGGCGATCTCCACGGCCTCACGCACGCCGCGGACCTGCACCTCGTCCGGGCTGGACTGCGCGCTGATGGCGCGGGCCTGCTGGGCCAGCAGCAGGAACGGGTTGACCATGATCAACGAGATCACCCAGCCGACGAGGATGGTGCCACCGATGACGCTCGCGCAGATCAGCAGCACCCGCAGGTGCAGTTCGTTGATGCGGTGCTGGGCCTCCGCGAGCGGCGCCGCGAGCGCGATCGAGGCGGGGCCGGCGGAGAACGTGCGGACGCGGTACTGCACCCCGTTGATGGTGGTGCTGGCGTAGCCGTTCGCCAGCTTGGGCAGCACGATGTTGCTCGGCACGGCGACGGTGACGCCGCCGATGCGCACCGTGCGCACGAGGTTGCCGTCCGGCATCGGATGATCCGGACTGCTGTGCTCCGCGTTGTTGAGCAGTGAGTTGATGTCGCCGAGGCTGCTGACCGAGTCCAGGCGGCGGTCGAGCTGGCTGTACTGGTCGTTGGTGACGCCGACCCACACCCAGGTGCCCAGGATCAGGACCAAGGCCACGACCGAGAGCTGCGCGACGATGACGATCGTCCGCAACGACAGCACCCGCATCGGCAGCTCCACGTGCGGCAACACGCGGATGTCCGATTGCTTCGGTGAGCTCACGGGGCCCGGCCGGCCCGGCCGGCGATCGTCACGGGGGTTCGCACAGAGCTAACGGTAGCTTCCGCCGCCGGGCCCGCGCCGCACGCGCCGCAGGGCCGGCGGATTTGCGGCACCTCCAGGTGAGTGAGTACTCTCTCACCTATGGCAGCCTCCGGACGCGATCGCCTGCTGGGCGAGGCGCTGAAGCTGTTCGCCGAGAAGGGCTACTCGGCGACGTCGGTGGCCGACATCCAGCGGGCGTCGGGTCTGGCGCCCGGGTCGGGCGCGCTGTACAAGCACTTCGGCTCCAAGCGGGAATTGCTGGAGGCCGCGGTCGCCTACCGGATCGACAGCATCGTGGCCGCGCGGGAGCAGTACGACGCCGGCGAACCGGGCAGTGTGGAGCAAGCGGTGCGCACGGCGGGCCAGCTGATCTGGAGCAACCTCAAGGACAGCGAGGACCTGCTGAAGGTCATGCTGCGCGAGCCTGACGAACTCGGCGACCTCGACGAGAAGACGTGGCAGGTCATCACCGACCACGCCTACCAGCGCTTCGCCGACGAACTGGCCGCGTCCAACCGCTCCGGCCGCACGTGCATCCCGGACCCCGAAGCGGCCGCGGCCGTCGCGATCGGGTCACTTTCCTACGCCGCAACGCTGCAGGCGCTGACCGGCCGCCTGCCCGGCAACATCGACGAAGACCGCTACTTCGAAGCGTGGATCAGCCAGACGGTCAGCGTCCTCGCGCAATACCGAACTCACCAAACCCCAAGAGATTCAGGAGCGAATTCGTGACTTTCTCCATGCAACTCAGCGACGACGTGATCGAGGTCCGCGACTGGGTGCACCAGTTCGCGGCCGAGGTCATCCGGCCCGCGGCGGCCGAGTGGGACGAACGAGAAGAGACGCCGTGGCCGGTGATACAGGAGGCCGCGAAGGTAGGGCTCTACTCCCCCGACTTCTTCGCGCAGCAAGCGGCCGAGCCGACCGGGCTGGGCATGCTGACCGCGTTCGAGGAGATGTTCTGGGGTGACGCCGGCATCGCGCTGTCGATCATGGGCACCGGGCTGGCCGCGGCGGCCCTGGCCGGCAACGGGACCCCCGAGCAGCTCGGCCGTTGGCTGCCCGAGATGTTCGGGACACCGGGCGATCCCAAGCTGGGCGCGTTCTGCTCGTCCGAGCCCGACGCGGGCTCGGATGTCGGCGGCATCCGCACCCGTGCCCGCTTCGACGAGGCCGCGAAGGAATGGGTCGTCGACGGGACCAAGACCTGGGCGACCAACGGAGGGATCGCCAACGTGCACATCGTGGTGGCATCGGTGTATCCCGAACTCGGCACCCGTGGGCAGGCCAGCTTCGTCATCGGACCCGACACCAAGGGATTCAGCCAGGGTCAGAAATTCAAGAAGCACGGCATCCGCGCCTCCCACACCGCGGAGGTGGTGCTCGACAACGTCCGCCTGCCCGAGGACGCGATCCTCGGCGGCCGGGAGAAATTCGAGGCGCGGATCGCCCGGGTGAAATCCGGCGCCTCCGCCCGCGGGCAGGCCGCGATGAAGACGTTCGAGCGTACCCGCCCCACCGTTGGCGCGATGGCGGTCGGTGTGGCCCGCGCGGCCTACGAGTACGCGCTCGAATACGCTTGCCAGCGTGAGCAATTCGGTCGCAAGATCGGTGAATTCCAGGCCGTCGCGTTCAAGCTCGCCGACATGAAGAGCCGCATCGACGCCGCGCGGCTGCTGGTGTGGCGGGCCGGCTGGATGGCGCGCAACAACCAGGACTTCGAGTCGGCCGAGGGGTCGATGGCCAAGCTCGTGGCCAGCGAGACGGCGGTCTACGTCACCGACGAAGCGATCCAGATCCTGGGGGGCAACGGCTACACCCGCGACTACCCGGTGGAGCGGATGCACCGCGACGCGAAGATCTTCACGATCTTCGAGGGAACCAGCGAAATCCAACGCCTGGTGATCTCCCGCGCCGTGACGGGGCTGCCGATCCGATAGGCACCGCGGCCGCGGCGCACGCGGGGGCGCGCGCCATGATGGCCGGATGACCACCGACATCCGCGTTCTCGACAGCGAGGACGACCTGCTGGCCGCGGCGAACGTCTTTCGCGCCGCCATGGTCGGCTTCCCGCCGCTGACCGGTCTGGGCCCCGGTCAGATCACCGAACTGCTCGAACCGGGCCGCACCATCGGGGCGTTCGTCGGCGGTCAGCTCGTCGGCACCGCGGACGCCGTGACGAGCCGGCTGACCCTGCCCGGCGGGACGATGGTGGGCCACGCCGCCGTCACGCATATCGGGGTGCTGCCGTCGTACACGCGAAAAGGCATTGCCACCAGCCTGATTCGTCACCAGTTGGGCGACATCGCCGCACGCGGCGAGGTGGTGGCCACGTTGCGGGCGTCGGAGGCGACGATCTACGAGCGCTACGGCTACGGTGTGGCCAGCTCGTCGCAGACGGTCGAGGTGCGGACCGCGCGCGCAGCGCTGCGCCCCGGCGTCGGGGCGGGCGGCCCCGTGCGGCTGCTCGACTCCGCGGCGGCCTGGGACGTGCTGCCCCGGATCTATGCCGCCCACCGGCCGTCACGCCCGGGAACCATTGACCGCCCGCCGGTTTGGTGGCGTGGGGTGCGGTTGCGCACCGAGGCGTCCCCGGGCGCGTCCTACGTCGCGGTGTACGGCGAACCCGGATCCGAGTCGGGCTTCGCCCGCTACCGCCCCACCGACACCGAACGCTGGTTCGTCGCCGACGAGCGGACCGTCGTCGTCGAGGACTTCTTCGCGCCCACCACCGAGGCCTACCTCGGGCTGCTGCGCTTCCTGCTGGGCCTCGACCTCGTCGACCGGGTGGTGTTCTGGATGCTGCCGACGGACGATCCACTGCCCTGGCTGCTGAGCGACCGCCGCGCGGTACGCGCGACCGCGGTGCACGACGAAACCTGGCTGCGCGTCGTCGACGTGAACCGCGCCCTGCGGTCGCGCCATTACGTCGGCGACGGGACGGTCACCCTGGCCGTCGATGACCCCCTGCTGCCGGGCAATTCGGCCTGCTTGGCCATCGCGGGTGGCGTTGCCGAGCCAAGCGACCGGCGCCCGCAGCTGCGCGTCGGCGTCGCGGGGCTGGCGGCCGTGCTCCTCGGGGGAGCAACCTGGCGCAACCTGGCCGTCGCGGGTTTGGCCCACGCCGCCGATCCGGCGGACCTCGCCGTCGCCGACGAATTGTTCGCGGTGCCCGACGCGCCCCACGCCGGGTTCTTCTTCTGATGCGGCGGGTACGCGAAGACCTGTGATTGTCGTCGTCGGTGCGGGGGTCTGCGGGCTGGCGGCCGCCTACGAGCTGTCCAGACGTGGCGAACGCGCGGTGGTGCTCGAGCGGGGCCGGCCGTTCGCCGAGCAGTCCGCCGGGCTGGCACGCATCTTCCGGATCGCGCATCGGCGCCCCGCGCTGTGCCACCTGGCCGTCGGCGCCCGCGCCGGCTGGCAGCGCTGGGAAGCCGAGTTCGGCGTGGGCCGGCTGCTGGGCACCGAGGGTTTCATCGCCGCAGGTGCGGACCAGGCGATGGCGGCGGCGATGACGGACGCCGGCGCGGCGTTCTCCTGGCTCCACCGGCGGCAGATCGCCGCGCGGATCCCGTTCGTGGACGCGCCGTGGGACACCGGGCTCTTCGACCCGCTCGGCGGCAGCCTGCGCATCCGCCGCGCGCTGGGCGCCCTGGCGCGGCGGGTCGCCATCCGGCCGGGCGAGGTGGCGTCGGTGGCCGACGACGGCACGGCCACGCTCACGGACGGGACGGTGCTGCGCGGTGATGGGGTGCTGATCTGCGCGGGAGTCCGCACACCGGCGCTCTTCGGCCCGCTCGGCGTCGAGTACGCCCCGCACACCCGCTTCAGCTACGAGGGCGCCGACGCCGTCGGTGCGGCCTGCCTGTCGTCGCCGCAAGGCTACGGTTTACCGCTCGGCAGCACGGGCCGCTGGGCGTTCGGGCAGGACGTGCCCGACCCCGCCACCGTGCACGCGCTGTTCCCGTCGCTGACTCCCGTGGACCGGGTGGACTGCGTCACGGTGCGCGCACCATGGCTGGACTCGGGCGGCGACGGATGGACCGCCGCGCGGCGGGGACGCGTCGTGGCGTTCACCGGCAGCAACCTGATGAAGTTCGGCCCACTTCTCGGCGAACTGCTGGCCCGGGCGGTGTGCAGCGACGAGCTGCCCAGCGAATTGACCATCAGCTGACGGCGCCGGTGCAACGGTCCGAACGCCCCGAAAGCTTGGGACGTTCGGCCCTAGGTGTGCGCGTTTGCGGCTCGGAATACTTGAGCGGCTTGTCCCTGTCGGCCTGTTTGCCAGGCCCTTTGGAGGTAGCTGATGACCGCTGAGGCGCCGATCGCCGTCGAACTGCGGGCCCGCCGGCCGTTTCCGGCGCGAACCGGGCCCACGGGCAACCTGATCTATAAAATCATCAGCACGACCGATCACAAGATGATCGGCATCATGTACATGGTCGCCTGCTTCATCTTCTTCTTCATCGGCGGGCTGATGGCTTTGCTGATCCGTCTCGAGCTGGCGGCCCCGGGGCTGCAGTTCCTGTCCAACGAGCAGTACAACCAGCTGTTCACCATGCACGGCACCGCGATGTTGCTGTTCTACGCCACACCGGTGGTGTTCGGGTTCGCCAACCTGGTCTTGCCGTTGCAGATCGGCGCGCCGGACGTGGCCTTCCCGCGGCTCAACGCGTTGTCGTTCTGGCTCTTCGTCTTCGGCGCGCTGATCGCGTTGAGCGGCTTCATCCTCCCCGGTGGTGCGGCCGATTTCGGCTGGACGGCATACACGCCGCTCTCGGATGCGGTCCACAGTCCCGGCGTGGGCTGTGACCTCTGGATTTTGGGGGTGGGCGTCGGCGGTCTGGGCACCATCCTGGGGGCGGTCAACATGATCACCACCGTCGTCTGCATGCGGGCGCCCGGCATGACGATGTTCAGGATGCCGATCTTCACCTGGAACATCCTGGTCACCAGTGTGCTTGTCCTGATTGTCTTTCCGCTGCTCACCGCAGCGCTGTTCGGACTGGAAGCCGACCGCCGCATCGGCGCCCACGTCTACGACCCCGCCAACGGCGGCGCGATCCTCTACCAGCACCTGTTCTGGTTCTTCGGGCACCCCGAGGTGTACGTCATCGCGCTGCCCTTCTTCGGCATCGTCTCCGAGATCATCCCCGTGTTCGCCCGCAAACCGATCTTCGGCTACACCACGCTGGTGTATGCCACGCTGTCGATCGCCGCGCTGTCGGTGGCGGTGTGGGCGCACCACATGTACGCGACAGGCGCCGTGCTGCTGCCGTTCTTCTCGTTCATGACGTTCCTCATCGCGGTCCCGACAGGGATCAAGTTCTTCAACTGGATCGGCACCATGTGGCGCGGCCAGTTGACGTTCGAAACACCGATGTTGTTCTGCCTGGGCTTCCTGATCACCTTCCTGCTCGGCGGGCTGACGGGCGTGCTGCTGGCCAGCCCCCCGCTGGACTTCCACATCAGCGACACCTATTTCGTGGTGGCCCACTTCCACTACACCCTGTTCGGCACCATCGTGTTCGCCACCTACGCGGGCATCTACTTCTGGTTCCCGAAGATGACGGGCCGCCTCTTGGACGAGCGACTGGGCAAACTGCACTTCTGGCTGACGTTGATCGGGTTCCACGCCACCTTCCTGGTGCAGCACTGGCTGGGAGACATGGGCATGCCGCGCCGCTACGCCGACTACCTGCCCACCGACGGGTTCCAGACGCTGAACCTCGTCTCCACCATCGGGTCGTTCATCCTCGCCGCGTCGGTGCTGCCGTTCGTGTGGAACGTCTTCAAGAGCTGGCGCTACGGCGAACCGGTTCTGGTGGACGATCCGTGGGGCCACGGCAATTCGCTGGAGTGGGCTACCAGTTGCCCGCCGCCGCGGCACAATTTCACCGAGCTGCCCCGAATCCGTTCGGAACGGCCGGCATTCGAACTGCATTACCCGCACATGGTGCCCCGGATGCGCGGCGAAGCCTACGTCGGCCGCCGCCATGTCGGGGCCATCGAGGCCCAAACCCCGGCCGCCGCTCCCCCGGGCCCCTGAGTCGCCGGTACTCCGGTCGGCGAGCGCGACGCCGCCGGCACCGCCGGTCGCCCGGTTCGCATGACCGACCCCGGAACTATTGCGCCCGAACGAATCCCACACCCTCGGCTGCGCTGACGCCCGCGTCGTGCAGCACCGCGCTCGCCGTGTCAGCCTGCACCGCACCGTCAGGCAGGGTGGCCGCGGGTATCGCCTTGATGCGGTAGAGGAACGCGGCGCCCGTGTTGATCAGATCCGCGCTCTCACCGGTGGGAACGAACGGCAGCCGCAGGCGGATTCCGTCCGCGCTGCCGCCTTGGTCGACAGGCCACTTGCGGTACAGCGCGTCGCGGAGGTCGTTGGCAGGGAAGCCCTCGGTCTGGCTTTGTGCCATGCGGACGATCTCATCGGCATTCGCCGGATCGGCCAGGTAATGCTGCGCATCCAACTCCGCTTTCAGCCAGCCTTTGGCCGCGTCGGGATGTGTGTCGGCGAATTGCTTGTCCATCAACAGGAATGCACCGTCGTGCTGGTTGGCCAATGCGCCGCTGGCAACGCGCTTGGCGAGCCCGGCATTGACCAACTTCGACGCCGTGGGTTCCCAAATGGTCGTCGCGTCGATGGTGTGGTTCTGGAAGCTGGAGGTGATCACCTCGATGCTCTGGTTCAGATAGGAGGCCGGTTTGACGCCAAGCGCGTCGAACGTGGCCTGGGCGATGCGGTCCGCGCAGCTTCCCTGCGGTGTGGCGACGGTCTTGCCGTTGAACCATGCGAGCGCGTCGCGCTGGCTGCCGAAGTTCGGCGCGTCCGGTCGGGTGAGAAAGACGCCGCACTGATCCTGTGAGAGCCCGAGGGTCGCGAAAATCCGCAGGTCTCTCGTAGTTCGTTTACTCGCACCCACAATCGCCGGCATGTCGCCCGCGTAGCCGATCTGTTGTTTTCCGGCCAGCATCTGACTCACGATGATCGATCCCTGCAGGCCGACCTGAAAGTCCACCGTTGAGCCTGCGGGCAGATACTTCTTCCAGAATTCCTTGCCCCGCAACACCACTGCGGACCAAGCCTCGGTGTAGTAGGGCTGGTAACCCACGGTGAGGTGCACGGGTCCACCGGCCGCACCCACATCGTTTCCGCCGATGTTGCCGACCGCGGCGCAGCCCGCAACGGTCAGCACCGTCGCCAGCACAACGAAGAGTGCCCTGTTCAGTCGCATTGGATTCTTTCTGTCGTGAAAGGTGGTTATTGATCCGTCAATTCATCGCCGGGACAGGTCGTGAGCAGCGGGCGATCGCAGGAGGTGCATGGCGCGGTCCTTGATGCGCTGAGCGCTTTCGTCCAGCAGCAAATCCGTGCGCCGACGCGGGTGATCCAGCTGGATCGAAAACTCCTCACGCACCCGGGCGGGTCGTTCGGTCATGACCAGCAGGCGGTCGGCAAGCAGCAGGGCCTCGTCGACATCCGTGGTGATCAACAACACCGTCCGCTGTTGCTCCCGGAGAAGCTCGGCGGTGTATTCCTGCATCAGTTCGCGGGTCATGGCGTCCAAGCCACGAAACGGCTCGTCGAGCACCAGAACCGCGGGCTCGTTGATCAGCGCCCGGGCCAGTTCTGCGCGCCGGCGCATCCCACCGGACAACTCGCCCGGGTACCGGTCGCCGAACTCCGCGAGTCCGACGCGTGCCAACATCGCGCCCGCCCGCCGCCGCGCCCCCCGTCTGTCCTCTCCGCGGGCGCGCGGCCCGAACATGACGTTTTCGCAAGTTGTCAGCCAGGGCATCAACGCGTTCTCCTGGAACAACAACAGCCGTTCGGCGGCAGGGCCGTTCACCTCGCGGCCGTCGACTCTGACCGAACCGCTCGTCGGCCTGTGGTAACCCGCCAAGAGGTAACCGACGGTTGTCTTGCCGCCGCCCGAGGGACCGATCATCGCGACGATCTCACCGGGCGCGAGGCCAAACGAGCAGTCGTCGACCACCTTCACGCACTGACGACCCTTGGGGACGTGATAGGACACCTGGTCGAACAGCACCGCCCCGGCCCGGCCGGCGGTCATGCCTTCACCCGCCGCCACGGCATCATCCGATTGCCCAACGCCCGCACCAGCCCGCTCGACACATAGCCGGCGATCCCCAGACTGATCATCGCC
Proteins encoded in this region:
- a CDS encoding ABC transporter ATP-binding protein — protein: MTAGRAGAVLFDQVSYHVPKGRQCVKVVDDCSFGLAPGEIVAMIGPSGGGKTTVGYLLAGYHRPTSGSVRVDGREVNGPAAERLLLFQENALMPWLTTCENVMFGPRARGEDRRGARRRAGAMLARVGLAEFGDRYPGELSGGMRRRAELARALINEPAVLVLDEPFRGLDAMTRELMQEYTAELLREQQRTVLLITTDVDEALLLADRLLVMTERPARVREEFSIQLDHPRRRTDLLLDESAQRIKDRAMHLLRSPAAHDLSRR
- the ctaD gene encoding aa3-type cytochrome oxidase subunit I; its protein translation is MTAEAPIAVELRARRPFPARTGPTGNLIYKIISTTDHKMIGIMYMVACFIFFFIGGLMALLIRLELAAPGLQFLSNEQYNQLFTMHGTAMLLFYATPVVFGFANLVLPLQIGAPDVAFPRLNALSFWLFVFGALIALSGFILPGGAADFGWTAYTPLSDAVHSPGVGCDLWILGVGVGGLGTILGAVNMITTVVCMRAPGMTMFRMPIFTWNILVTSVLVLIVFPLLTAALFGLEADRRIGAHVYDPANGGAILYQHLFWFFGHPEVYVIALPFFGIVSEIIPVFARKPIFGYTTLVYATLSIAALSVAVWAHHMYATGAVLLPFFSFMTFLIAVPTGIKFFNWIGTMWRGQLTFETPMLFCLGFLITFLLGGLTGVLLASPPLDFHISDTYFVVAHFHYTLFGTIVFATYAGIYFWFPKMTGRLLDERLGKLHFWLTLIGFHATFLVQHWLGDMGMPRRYADYLPTDGFQTLNLVSTIGSFILAASVLPFVWNVFKSWRYGEPVLVDDPWGHGNSLEWATSCPPPRHNFTELPRIRSERPAFELHYPHMVPRMRGEAYVGRRHVGAIEAQTPAAAPPGP
- a CDS encoding ABC transporter substrate-binding protein, encoding MLATVLTVAGCAAVGNIGGNDVGAAGGPVHLTVGYQPYYTEAWSAVVLRGKEFWKKYLPAGSTVDFQVGLQGSIIVSQMLAGKQQIGYAGDMPAIVGASKRTTRDLRIFATLGLSQDQCGVFLTRPDAPNFGSQRDALAWFNGKTVATPQGSCADRIAQATFDALGVKPASYLNQSIEVITSSFQNHTIDATTIWEPTASKLVNAGLAKRVASGALANQHDGAFLLMDKQFADTHPDAAKGWLKAELDAQHYLADPANADEIVRMAQSQTEGFPANDLRDALYRKWPVDQGGSADGIRLRLPFVPTGESADLINTGAAFLYRIKAIPAATLPDGAVQADTASAVLHDAGVSAAEGVGFVRAQ